ccagtccaacactctgtgtcacataagaacataagagaagccctgttggatcaggccagtgccccctccagtccaacactctatgtcacataagaacataagagaagccatgttggatcaggccaatggcccatccagtccaacactctgtgtcacgcagtggccaaaaaaccccaaggtaCCATCAGGAGTCCATTGGTGgggctggaagccctcccactatgcccccccaagcaccaagaatacagagcatcactgccctagacagagagttccaacaatatgctgtggctaatagccactgacggatcTCTGCTCTATGTTTCttaaatcccctcttgaagccgtccatgcttgctgctgctgccacctcctgtggcagtgaattccatgtattaatcaccctttgggtggagtagtacctccttttatcagttctaacccgactgctcagcaatttcattgagtgcccacgagttctcatattgtgagaaagagagaaaagtacttctttctctaccttctctatcccatacataatcttgtaaacctctatcattccaGAAACACACAAACCAAGAAAAAAAATTTAAGTCTGTTTTGAAATTAATTattggccccgtggcgcagagtggtaaagcagcagtactgtagtactgtggtctgaactctctgctcatgatctgagttcgattctggtggaagctggattcaagtagccagcccaaggttgactcagccttccatccttctgaggtcggtaaaatgagtacccagcttgctggggggaaagtgtagatgactgtggaagacaatggcaaaccaccctgtaaaaggtctgccgtgaaaacgttgtgaaagcaacatcaccccagagttggaaacgactggtgcttgcacaggggatctttcctttcctttggaattacttagggataggcatgaattgcatttttgcattttggttcatggttgagccacaaaccaaaccacaaactggtgTATCGGTTTGTATCTTGTGGCCCCTGCTTGCTGCTCCCCACCACTTTGGGtggcaagcagaaagcagggggttacaTGGCTTGTGTTAAACCAAGGGtgttaactcatttgttatgagggccagatccaatGTAAATGGGCCAAGCCATgcgcatcataaaatgtaatgccaggtagcggagatgtaaactttataaaggacacagacaaacacaattaaaggttttttaaaacatgcttaaaatatcagcacttgttgattttaaaggtgctttctttgtatctctcctgtgtgatccaggaaactgggcaaaggaagctctggctctttccctccttccccaggggactggtttGTGTGGggtgggagcctcagccaacagaaagaagagaggcttggtttagtagctctgctgccaatttagagagcctggcaaagcaaactatccctcttccccttcctcactaagggaggagcctcagccaatggagaaacagagactttgctctgtagctcctgtggtaTTTAGCAAACCTGGCACAGCAAgctgtcatgcagaaggaagcaagaaagagggagaaggaagcagacaagagccagttgctcggggggctgataggagccctctggagcctgatttggcccctgggtcacatgtttgacacccctgatttaaaccaaacagctgagcagcagggagtcATCTAACCCCCTGCCTTCTGCTCTTCATAAATGaccacaaactgccttaaaatttgtgGAAGCTCTTCAGTTTGTTAACATCACATTGTGAACTGTGAGCCAGCCAAAATTCACAacgaactttagtttgtgagctggttcacacCCATCCCTAGAAtaacaaaaatgaaagaaatgAAACGCACTCCTGTGCATAAGACTAGCTAATATGAAGAGGTGGTGATGTGAGGATCCTGATTTGCGACGTTTTGAGTGCCCCCCCAATGAGGCAGGAGAGGTTTTTGGTTTATGTATTTACAGgtttatttctttctctttctgccaAACGTTCCCAGTTGTGCCATGACAGACCTGTGCTGCCTCTGGTGATCCAGTGCTCTCCTTGCTGCTTACGGCTCCACGGGGCCAGCTGATCAGAGCAGGCCAAAGAGGCaggtcctgctgctgctgctgctgctcgcaTCACAACTTGGGGTGGTCCCCGCAGGCTTctgctggggctgctgcctggagACGCTGCCCACAGCTCTGCTCCGTGTTCctgagggaaggtggggggaaaTAAAGTCCAGGAAATACAGGCCTCTGCGTGTGGGTTGCCagaatctctctccctctccggGGCTCTGGTGGCAGGGGTGGGCCTAGTGGATCTGCTGCCCTGCAGGAGGGTCCACACGAAGACCCTGTTGGGCACTGGTGGAGGCAGAGCCactgccccacccccactccagagagagagagagagagattttgtgCCTCAGGCAACCCACACACAGAGGTCTGTATTTCCTGGACTTTATTTTCccctcacactcacacacacacactccctcccCTTCACATTGCTTCATCTTCTCCCTTGTGCAAGAGGCTGAATGGACCCTTCCCCCAGTCCCACACAAACGGAGGCACTGCCACTGGCTTCATTCAAGACAAGGCAATGGCcacaaggggaggggaagagctcCTCTGTAAAGGTcattggtggggggagagaaggggggttGCTTTCCCAAGCTTGGCGCTCCCCCCTTTCTTCACACTCCTCTAGGGTCTTCCAGGAAGGACCAAAGGAAGGAATCTTTTACTaccccctccacccctcccccttcctcctgaaCCAGGAGGGAAGGCCGTGCTCTACACTCTTTCTTCCTTGTGGGGAGCATCCGGTACAGTTGATCCCAGCCTCTATGGAAGGGTTGCCAAGAGCAATTCAGCCTGAGTCCCTAAGTGCGGTAAGCGGCCACTTGGTGAGAAGGAGGAGGCCTGAAAGTGCTCCTGCTTCCATACAgctgccccacccccactgccTCCCAATTCTTCATGCTCCACATGGTGAGCAAGGCTCTTCTCCTATCCACTGAGCTTCCTTCCCTCCAGTGCTGCCAGGAAGCCACATCTGCTCAGGTCTACTGGGTGCTCCACTGCCAGGTGTCCACCTTCTGCCCTCTGCTCTGCGCTGCATCCTGCTCTCCTCAGACAGGCCCTCCACCCCACCGCCCTGCTGCCCTTCACTCACCCACCCAATGAGGGAAATACCCAAGGGAAAGAGCACTCTTGGAGTTTACAGGGTGAGTCCGTGCGAGTCAAGGCAGCCTCTGCTACCGCGAGGAATAAGGAGAGGCTCATGCTCTGAAGAGACCCTTTTCCTGAGCCGTCCCCTGAGAAGGGGGAGGCAGCCTCTTTCTCTATAAAAAGGTCAGTGAAGCTCACAGGCCTGGCAGATTAGCTGGGAGTTAAGAGTTCACCTATTGTCAAAGAAAGGTGCTTATGGGACTCCTTTTTGTGGTGGTTGTTGGGGGGGTTTTGTGGGGACTCCTTTTTGTGGGGTTTTCCCAAGCAagatgaaggggttttttttggggggggggattggaagCCGTGCATCTTCTTGCACAGTATGACCTTTGGGTCAACTTTTAAGTGACAGGCACTTCCTCTGCCACCCAGCCCCTCGTCTCGCCCAACCCCGTTCATCAGCACTAGGATGGGTGGGTCAATACAGTTGTCCAGCAGCAGCATTTCATCCCCAGGTAGGTGGAAACAGGCAACAATGTCTAGAGTCATTTTTTGGTTTTGAATGTGCCCAGAAGTTTGGGCATGAACTTCCCCATCTTCTTGTCTTTGGCATCCGGGTCACATTCCTCTTCACCTTGCTCGTCCTTCTTGCAGAAGACCTCGAATCGGCTGTAGACTCGCTTTTCTTTGCGCATGCTCTCCATCCTCTTCAGAAGAGAATCTCTGTCCTCGGAAGGTTCTCTCTGAAGCATCCTCTTGTGACTGCCGAAGCTTTCTGACCGGCTGATCCCTGTGCTTTTCTCTTCACCTCGGTTGTCCAGGCTGGTTGTGGACTTGGACAGCTCAGGGTTGCAAGCAATTGGAAGCTGCCTAGCCAATTCTGCTCGGTTCTTCTGACTGTTGGCAGAAATTTGCTCCAAAATTACCTTTGTGTCATCACGGAGGTTGCTACTGTAGAGAACGTTGGCAGTAGATGACGGAAACCGAGGTGGATTCCCTTTGAAGACAGGTGGTGAAGTCAGCTTTGGagacttctcctcctccctgatTTCTTGCAGATCAGCCTTGGAGGTTCGCTTGAGGCTCATGCTTTGTTTGTCTGGCTTCCAGCTCTCAGTGATAGTTTCTTCTTCTGACTTCTTCTCACCTTTGGGGTTTAACAACTGCTTTAGCCTTAGTGACCCTTTCCTAAAAAACTCTCTTGGGCTCTGCTCTTGCTTGCAACATTCTTCCTCTGGCTTACTGATGGAGCTGTCAGAGTCCTGGTTCTTTGGGGAGCCTTCAAGTGTTGCTGTTGCACTGGTCTGTGCTTCTGCTGTTTTTGTCACTTCTGTACTGGCTGGATTCTGTGCCTCTCCTTTGAGTGAtggtttctcttttctttctggAAGATTAAGTTTCTGAGTTTCTCCCACAAAGATGAGGCTCTCCTTCTCTGGAAGACCGGGTTTGTTGTCTACAGGATAAAATCGAGATGACAACTTGTCCATTTTACTGCTAATCTGTGCTATGGTGTCCTTGCTTATGGCATCCGTGAGTTGGCTGGCTGCAGGGCACACTCCAAATGGTGCATCTGACTCTGTGTGCAGCTTATAACTCAAGGATTCTTTTGAGTCCAACACCCTGCTCTCCAAAATCTTATACTGCACTGATTTGGTACATTTCTTCTCTGCATTCTGGGATTCCTCCTGGAGAAATGTGGACATGGCCTTAGTGTGACTGACTGTAGTACTCTCAGAGTCTTTGCTGGCAGCCTTGTACTTCTCCAGCAGCTCAGCTACTTTAGAGGCCGTGGAAGTCTTGACTGTTTCATTGTCTTTTGTAGTCTCCGTGGATGTCTGCTCTTTCTGGATCATCTGAACTTTCTCAGCAGACACATTCTGCTGGTCTAGCTTGGCAGCACTGAAAATAAGGGAAGATCTGAGCCGTGAGCTTCTCTGGATCAAGGGATTTATCCTGCTCCTGAACGGCTCCTGCTTCAGGACAGAGGACTCCTCGCCTGCTTTGTCAGCCCCAGCCGTCTCTTTGACACTGGAAAGTGGCAGGGAGGGCTTGAAGGAGGTGAGGTCACTGGGGAACCTGGGGAGAGGCTCTGCAAGACCAAGCGCTTCACTGAAGGGCTCCGTCTCCACTGGCACATTACAGAGTCCTTCTTCTCCGGATTCAGTCTGGTACCCGCTCAGATATGAGGATATTCTCCAGTTGCGTAAACCTGCTCTGTTCTCCTGGGATTTCTTGTCTTGATCAGCATCCTGGTCTTGGTCATGCAGAAACAGC
Above is a window of Heteronotia binoei isolate CCM8104 ecotype False Entrance Well chromosome 7, APGP_CSIRO_Hbin_v1, whole genome shotgun sequence DNA encoding:
- the FAM83H gene encoding protein FAM83H; protein product: MARRSQSSSQGDNPLDPNYLPPHYKEYYRLALDKLAEEGEESYRQFLTEEGAPDFLCASEVEHITRHLQKPQYASQEGGGSTDSGPGDTDADGSSGTYWPMNSDLAVPELDLGWPMVFGFRGTEVTTLVQPPPPDNPSIKEEARRMIRAAQQVVAIVMDIFTDVDLLSEVLDAAARRVPVYILLDEMNAKLFLDMAAKCRVNLNYVEFLRVRTVSGPTYYCRTGMSLKGHVKEKFLLVDCMVVLSGSYSFMWSFEKIHRSIAHIFQGELVASFDEEFRILFAQSDPLVPPANVLMKTEGLMAPFGLTPFGHNMSLFPKKPPHLLFPREDNLFSPFMDRVDPDRYFLSSFRRDDLLRHTLEGSAMRMYSKKIELENAQMDPVRGFLRSKQLELDSFKRHSFAEGTFENFSASKQYSRQMFMNNLDDFKIQSSHFQKDQFYQYQFEHPHGANRPQGLFERIRGGRSGFGELEDYTESLRHPELESNFPQENFPMRLDYVPSNSSKEVRHGSDQVNPAGNGLLGLPPLKRQNMGQKFMCQTSPTQKQSLEQRLFLHDQDQDADQDKKSQENRAGLRNWRISSYLSGYQTESGEEGLCNVPVETEPFSEALGLAEPLPRFPSDLTSFKPSLPLSSVKETAGADKAGEESSVLKQEPFRSRINPLIQRSSRLRSSLIFSAAKLDQQNVSAEKVQMIQKEQTSTETTKDNETVKTSTASKVAELLEKYKAASKDSESTTVSHTKAMSTFLQEESQNAEKKCTKSVQYKILESRVLDSKESLSYKLHTESDAPFGVCPAASQLTDAISKDTIAQISSKMDKLSSRFYPVDNKPGLPEKESLIFVGETQKLNLPERKEKPSLKGEAQNPASTEVTKTAEAQTSATATLEGSPKNQDSDSSISKPEEECCKQEQSPREFFRKGSLRLKQLLNPKGEKKSEEETITESWKPDKQSMSLKRTSKADLQEIREEEKSPKLTSPPVFKGNPPRFPSSTANVLYSSNLRDDTKVILEQISANSQKNRAELARQLPIACNPELSKSTTSLDNRGEEKSTGISRSESFGSHKRMLQREPSEDRDSLLKRMESMRKEKRVYSRFEVFCKKDEQGEEECDPDAKDKKMGKFMPKLLGTFKTKK